One Canis lupus dingo isolate Sandy chromosome 29, ASM325472v2, whole genome shotgun sequence genomic region harbors:
- the ELOC gene encoding elongin-C isoform X2: MDGEEKTYGGCEGPDAMYVKLISSDGHEFIVKREHALTSGTIKAMLSGPGQFAENETNEVNFREIPSHVLSKVCMYFTYKVRYTNSSTEIPEFPIAPEIALELLMAANFLDC, translated from the exons ATGG atggagaagagaaaacctATGGTGGCTGTGAAGGCCCTGATGCCATGTATGTCAAATTGATATCTTCGGATGGTCATGAGTTCATTGTAAAAAGAGAACATGCACTAACATCCGGAACAATAAAAGCCATGTTGAGTGGCCCAG gTCAGTTTGCTGAGAACGAAACTAATGAAGTCAATTTTAGAGAGATCCCTTCACATGTGCTATCAAAAGTATGCATGTATTTTACCTACAAGGTTCGCTACACTAACAGCTCCACAGAGATTCCTGAATTCCCAATTGCACCTGAAATTGCACTGGAACTGCTGATGGCTGCGAACTTCCTagattgttaa
- the ELOC gene encoding elongin-C isoform X1 translates to MDGEEKTYGGCEGPDAMYVKLISSDGHEFIVKREHALTSGTIKAMLSGPGFIYVFMSGRDTGREKQAPCRKPGAGLNPGAPGSQPEPKVSLLRTKLMKSILERSLHMCYQKYACILPTRFATLTAPQRFLNSQLHLKLHWNC, encoded by the exons ATGG atggagaagagaaaacctATGGTGGCTGTGAAGGCCCTGATGCCATGTATGTCAAATTGATATCTTCGGATGGTCATGAGTTCATTGTAAAAAGAGAACATGCACTAACATCCGGAACAATAAAAGCCATGTTGAGTGGCCCAG gttttatttatgtattcatgagcggcagagacacaggcagagagaagcaggctccatgcaggaagcctggtgcaggactcaatcctggggccccaggatcacaacctgagccaaag gTCAGTTTGCTGAGAACGAAACTAATGAAGTCAATTTTAGAGAGATCCCTTCACATGTGCTATCAAAAGTATGCATGTATTTTACCTACAAGGTTCGCTACACTAACAGCTCCACAGAGATTCCTGAATTCCCAATTGCACCTGAAATTGCACTGGAACTGCTGA